In Citrus sinensis cultivar Valencia sweet orange chromosome 2, DVS_A1.0, whole genome shotgun sequence, a single genomic region encodes these proteins:
- the LOC102611265 gene encoding disease resistance protein RPP13-like — translation MVDAVVSFVVQRLGDYLIQEAKTLGGVRDEVESLKKELEWMQCFVKDAEAKQAGNDLIRQWVSDIRDIAYDAEDVLDKYMLSVTPKKRQRLFAYSIKELNLFSKGKEKVSLYSIGKEIETLNKRLGEVSRRCESYGLQNIIDKSEAEKHELHILKQLRRVSWFDVEENPVGFEDDTDVLLSKLLAGDEPRRLVISIYGMGGLGKTTLAKKLYHSSDVKNKFECCAWVSVSQDYQFQYLLLRIIKSFNIISSAEEGGLENKSEEDLERCLYKSLQGKTYLMVLDDVWRKVDWENLRRAFPDNKNGSRVIITTRNREVAERSDEKTYVHKLRFLRGDESWLLFCEKAFRGTNREKGLEKLGREMVEKCDGLPLAIVVLGGLLSTKTPQEWRVVRDHIGDI, via the coding sequence ATGGTTGATGCTGTAGTCTCATTTGTGGTGCAAAGGCTTGGGGATTATCTCATCCAAGAAGCCAAGACCTTAGGAGGAGTGAGGGATGAAGTGGAGTCGCTAAAAAAAGAACTCGAATGGATGCAATGCTTTGTAAAGGATGCAGAAGCCAAACAAGCTGGAAATGATTTGATACGCCAATGGGTATCTGACATCAGAGACATTGCTTACGATGCCGAGGATGTCTTAGATAAATATATGCTTAGTGTTACTCCCAAGAAAAGGCAACGACTCTTCGCTTATTCCATCAAGGAGTTAAATCTATTCAGCAAAGGCAAAGAAAAAGTCAGCCTGTACAGCATAGGCAAGGAGATTGAAACGCTCAACAAGAGACTCGGCGAGGTCTCCCGTAGGTGTGAATCATACGGCCTCCAAAATATCATCGACAAGAGCGAAGCAGAGAAACACGAGCTGCACATATTGAAGCAACTCAGACGAGTCAGCTGGTTTGATGTTGAAGAAAATCCGGTTGGCTTCGAGGATGATACTGACGTACTGTTGTCTAAACTTTTGGCGGGTGATGAGCCAAGGCGATTAGTGATTTCTATCTATGGTATGGGAGGTTTGGGCAAAACAACTCTTGCCAAAAAACTTTACCATAGCAGTGATGTCAAGAATAAATTCGAATGCTGTGCTTGGGTGTCTGTGTCCCAAGATTACCAATTTCAATATCTTCTCCTCAGGATTATAAAGTCCTTCAATATCATCAGCTCGGCGGAGGAGGGGGGCTTAGAGAATAAGAGTGAAGAAGATTTAGAGAGATGTCTTTACAAATCTTTGCAGGGAAAGACATACTTGATGGTTCTTGACGATGTATGGCGTAAAGTGGATTGGGAGAACCTAAGAAGAGCTTTCCCCGATAACAAGAATGGAAGCAGAGTAATTATCACAACCCGTAATAGAGAAGTAGCTGAGCGGTCAGATGAGAAGACTTATGTCCATAAACTTCGATTTCTAAGGGGAGATGAGAGTTGGCTTTTGTTCTGTGAGAAAGCCTTTCGTGGCACAAATAGAGAAAAAGGTCTGGAGAAGTTGGGAAGAGAGATGGTGGAAAAATGTGACGGCCTACCACTTGCCATAGTCGTATTGGGTGGACTTTTGTCTACAAAGACGCCGCAAGAGTGGCGGGTAGTGCGTGATCACATTGGCGACATTTAA
- the LOC102612126 gene encoding tyrosine decarboxylase-like, translating into MGSLTSDLELEYNSNSSINLLDSEEFRRQGHMFVDFMAEYYKNIDKYPVRSQVEPGYLKKRLPESAPYSPESVETILQDVQEHIVPGITHWQSPNYFAYFPATSSVAGIVGEMLSSGFNVVGLDWISSPAAVELENIVMDWLGQMLDLPKSFLFSGNGGGVIQGTTCEALLCTLTAARDRVLKKIGRENISKLVVYSSDQTHCAFQKAAQIVGIDRKNIRAIKTTKSSSYGLSAESVLSQINLDVEAELIPLFLCATVGTTAITAVDPLKPLCDVAKQFGIWVHVDAAYAGSACICPEFRHFIDGVECVDSFSFNPHKWLFTTLDCCCLWVKDPSCLLSTLSTNPQYLKNEATDQEPKEQEVGYKDWQITLCRRFRSLKLWVVIRNFGVANLRNFIRSHVGMAKLFERLVTSDKRFEVAFPRNFSLVCFRVTPSAVMDKLRTKYKNGTYDQYRQFSEEERTNEFNRELLESINVSGKVFMTHAIVGGIYVLRFAAGNSMTMESHVRAAWTVVQEHLEAF; encoded by the coding sequence ATGGGGAGCCTCACATCCGATCTGGAACTCGAATACAACTCAAATTCAAGTATTAACCTTCTGGACTCAGAGGAATTCAGGAGGCAAGGCCACATGTTCGTGGACTTCATGGCCGAATACTACAAAAATATAGACAAATATCCGGTTCGAAGCCAAGTTGAACCTGGTTATCTCAAAAAACGCTTACCAGAATCCGCGCCGTACAGTCCCGAATCCGTGGAAACAATCCTGCAAGATGTACAAGAACATATTGTGCCTGGCATAACGCACTGGcaaagtccaaattacttCGCTTACTTTCCTGCAACTAGTAGCGTTGCCGGAATTGTCGGGGAAATGCTGAGCTCTGGCTTTAATGTTGTGGGATTGGATTGGATCTCATCACCGGCTGCTGTTGAGCTCGAGAACATAGTTATGGATTGGCTTGGTCAAATGCTGGATCTTCCCAAGTCTTTCCTTTTCTCTGGCAACGGCGGAGGAGTTATACAAGGAACTACATGTGAGGCCCTTTTGTGCACACTTACTGCTGCAAGAGATCGAGTTTTGAAGAAGATTGGAAGAGAAAACATTTCCAAGCTTGTTGTGTATAGTTCTGATCAAACTCACTGTGCATTCCAGAAAGCTGCTCAGATTGTTGGAATCGATCGCAAGAATATCCGAGCTATTAAGACAACAAAATCGTCATCCTATGGGCTGTCAGCAGAATCAGTGCTGTCACAAATCAACTTGGATGTAGAAGCCGAACTGATCCCATTATTTCTATGCGCCACGGTTGGGACGACAGCAATTACAGCTGTTGATCCATTAAAGCCGCTTTGCGACGTAGCAAAACAATTTGGCATATGGGTCCATGTCGATGCTGCATATGCTGGAAGTGCCTGCATTTGCCCAGAGTTTCGACATTTTATCGATGGAGTTGAATGTGTGGACTCGTTTAGTTTCAATCCACATAAATGGTTGTTTACAACTTTAGATTGTTGTTGCCTCTGGGTGAAGGATCCAAGTTGTCTTCTAAGCACTCTCTCAACAAATCCTCAGTACTTGAAGAACGAGGCCACTGATCAGGAGCCGAAGGAGCAAGAGGTTGGGTATAAAGATTGGCAAATAACTCTCTGTCGAAGATTTCGTTCCTTGAAATTATGGGTTGTGATCAGAAACTTTGGCGTGGCAAATCTAAGGAACTTCATTCGGAGTCATGTGGGCATGGCTAAACTTTTTGAAAGGCTTGTAACCAGTGATAAGAGGTTTGAAGTTGCGTTTCCCAGAAACTTTTCCCTGGTCTGTTTTAGGGTTACTCCATCAGCAGTCATGGATAAACTTAGAACCAAATACAAAAATGGTACTTATGATCAATATCGACAGTTCTCAGAGGAGGAGCGAACAAATGAATTCAATCGAGAATTATTGGAGTCGATTAATGTATCTGGAAAAGTGTTCATGACTCATGCTATTGTTGGAGGAATATACGTCTTACGATTTGCCGCGGGAAATTCGATGACAATGGAATCACACGTCAGGGCGGCTTGGACGGTGGTGCAAGAGCACTTGGAAGCATTCTGA
- the LOC107175935 gene encoding putative disease resistance RPP13-like protein 2, with the protein MEEVAKDNFDELINRSLIQAEERSKNPTPSSVQSSCRRQAIYSETPSFFWLHHSNSLSRSLLFFNENVTLFEERDLAPLFKRFLLLRVLEIEESGYFSRMLFDNRLHNKKLGKLIHLKYLGIRGTTFIRDFPSSIFNLPGLQTLDLSRCIVQLPPETDMMRELRHLIGKLIGTLPIENLTNLQTLKYVRCKSWIRVNTAKLVNLRELHIVGGDGQSMGEMEFSFESIAKLKNLQFLSVNLSDGTVVLPQSSNAFASLQPLSHCQRLVDLRLTGRMTTLPKDMHVLLPNLECLSLKVVLPEENPMPALEMLSNLTILDLNFYRDSGDPYHEKKLSCRAEGFPLLEILLLDAVEVGIVEWQVEERAMPMLRGLKIPSDIPNLNIPERLRSIPLPAVWEFDESKYAYDLWLLLHHPLI; encoded by the exons ATGGAAGAAGTGGctaaagataattttgatgagCTGATTAACAGAAGCTTAATTCAAGCAGAAGAAAGAT CTAAAAATCCAACTCCTTCCTCAGTCCAATCATCATGTCGCCGTCAAGCTATTTATTCAGAGACTCCAAGTTTTTTCTGGCTGCATCACAGCAATTCACTCTCACGTTCCCTTTTGTTCTTCAACGAAAACGTGACATTGTTTGAAGAGCGAGACTTAGCACCACTgttcaaaagatttttgttACTGAGAGTACTTGAAATTGAGGAATCAGGATATTTTAGCAGAATGTTGTTCGACAATCGCTTACATAATAAAAAGTTAGGAAAGTTGATTCACCTGAAGTATTTGGGAATAAGGGGTACAACTTTCATTAGGGATTTTCCATCTTCCATTTTCAATTTGCCGGGACTGCAGACTCTCGACTTGTCCCGTTGTATTGTACAGCTACCACCTGAAACTGATATGATGCGAGAGTTGAGACACTTAATTGGAAAATTAATAGGGACTCTACCGATAGAAAATTTGACTAATCTTCAGACTCTGAAGTATGTACGGTGTAAAAGCTGGATCAGAGTTAACACTGCTAAGTTGGTGAACCTTCGAGAGCTGCATATTGTAGGCGGCGATGGGCAATCGATGGGAGAAATGGAGTTCAGTTTTGAATCTATCGCAAAACTCAAAAACCTTCAGTTCTTATCGGTTAACCTCTCGGATGGTACTGTAGTACTGCCGCAGTCTTCTAATGCTTTCGCGTCACTGCAGCCACTCTCTCACTGTCAACGCCTTGTAGATTTGAGATTAACCGGGAGGATGACGACGTTACCAAAAGATATGCATGTCCTTTTGCCAAATCTTGAATGTCTGTCGCTAAAAGTTGTACTTCCCGAAGAAAATCCAATGCCTGCATTAGAGATGCTGTCGAACCTCACGATTCTTGACTTGAATTTCTACAGGGATTCCGGGGATCCTTACCATGAAAAGAAACTGAGCTGCAGGGCAGAGGGTTTTCCTCTGCTTGAAATTCTGCTACTTGATGCAGTAGAAGTTGGAATAGTGGAGTGGCAAGTAGAGGAACGAGCTATGCCTATGCTTAGAGGCTTGAAGATCCCATCAGACATCCCAAATTTAAATATTCCAGAAAGATTGAGATCAATACCTCTCCCAGCTGTATGGGAATTCGATGAAAGTAAGTATGCTTATGATTTGTGGCTGTTGCTGCACCACCCTCTGATCTGA